In one Campylobacter insulaenigrae NCTC 12927 genomic region, the following are encoded:
- the speA gene encoding biosynthetic arginine decarboxylase translates to MKDYGIKIWGANNFIIENGRVCINHGKKPAIIDIVNTLRDDGYKGPLLLRFPHLIHKQIEQIYEKFAKAKKEFNYKGSFNAVYPLKVNQYPGFVKNLVKLGKNYNYGLEAGSKAELLLAMAYNNEGSPITVNGFKDKELINMGFIACEMGHNITLTMEGLNELEAMIDISKNRFKPKPNIGLRVRLHSAGVGIWAKSGGINSKFGLTSTELIEAVNLLKANKLLDQFTMIHFHLGSQITEIHPLKKALNEAGNIYTELRKMGAKNLRAINLGGGLAVEYSQCKDETSRNYTLSEYANDVVFILKSIAEQKRDLEPDIFIESGRFVAANHAVLVAPVLELFSQEYTESKLLLKEKNPKLIDELYDLYKNIKASNALEYLHDSIDHMESILTLFDLGYVDLQDRSNSEILVHLIMRKAISLVGDQADLSSLQNEVQERYLVNFSLFQSLPDFWGLEQNFPIMPLDRLNKKPTRSASIWDITCDSDGEISYSKNNPLFLHDIDVEAENYFLGFFLVGAYQEVLGMKHNLFTHPTEASVSISEKGFEIESVLEAQSILDTLEDLDYDIHAIMDNINEKIYASKLVNENQKKHILGEIYLFLNDNGYLKSIGSK, encoded by the coding sequence ATGAAAGATTATGGTATTAAAATTTGGGGAGCTAATAATTTTATTATAGAAAATGGTAGAGTTTGTATAAATCATGGTAAAAAACCAGCCATTATAGATATAGTAAATACTTTACGTGATGATGGATACAAAGGTCCTTTATTGCTTCGTTTTCCTCATTTAATCCATAAACAAATAGAACAAATTTATGAAAAATTTGCTAAAGCTAAAAAAGAATTTAATTACAAAGGTTCTTTTAATGCTGTATATCCATTAAAGGTTAATCAGTATCCAGGCTTTGTTAAAAATTTAGTTAAGCTTGGAAAGAATTACAATTATGGACTTGAAGCGGGTAGTAAAGCAGAATTACTATTGGCTATGGCCTATAATAATGAAGGCTCTCCTATAACTGTAAATGGTTTTAAAGATAAAGAGCTTATAAATATGGGTTTTATAGCTTGTGAAATGGGGCACAATATAACATTAACTATGGAAGGTCTTAATGAGCTTGAAGCAATGATTGATATTTCAAAAAATCGTTTTAAGCCAAAACCTAATATAGGTTTAAGAGTAAGACTTCATTCAGCTGGCGTTGGAATTTGGGCAAAAAGTGGAGGGATAAATTCTAAATTTGGACTTACCTCTACTGAGCTCATTGAGGCAGTAAATCTTTTAAAAGCAAACAAACTTTTAGATCAGTTTACTATGATACATTTTCATCTGGGTTCTCAGATTACAGAAATCCATCCATTAAAAAAGGCTTTAAATGAAGCAGGAAATATTTATACTGAACTTAGAAAAATGGGTGCAAAAAATTTACGAGCTATTAATCTTGGTGGAGGTTTAGCGGTAGAATACTCTCAATGTAAAGATGAAACTAGTAGAAACTATACTTTAAGTGAATATGCAAATGATGTGGTATTTATTTTAAAAAGTATTGCTGAACAAAAAAGAGATCTTGAACCTGATATTTTTATAGAAAGTGGGCGTTTTGTAGCAGCTAATCATGCTGTATTGGTTGCACCGGTATTAGAACTTTTTTCACAAGAATACACAGAAAGCAAGCTTTTGTTAAAAGAAAAAAATCCTAAATTAATTGATGAACTTTATGATTTATATAAAAATATAAAAGCTTCTAATGCTTTGGAATATTTACATGATAGTATAGATCACATGGAGAGTATTTTAACTTTATTTGATCTTGGTTATGTAGATTTACAGGATCGATCTAATAGTGAAATTTTAGTACATTTGATTATGAGAAAGGCAATTTCTTTAGTAGGAGATCAAGCAGATTTATCAAGTTTGCAAAATGAAGTGCAAGAAAGATATTTGGTTAATTTCTCCTTATTTCAATCATTGCCAGATTTTTGGGGCTTGGAGCAAAATTTTCCGATAATGCCCCTTGATAGGCTTAATAAAAAACCTACTAGAAGCGCAAGTATTTGGGATATTACTTGTGATAGTGATGGAGAAATTTCATATTCTAAAAATAATCCTTTATTTTTGCATGATATTGATGTAGAAGCTGAAAATTACTTTTTAGGATTTTTTCTTGTAGGAGCTTATCAAGAAGTGTTAGGAATGAAACATAATCTTTTTACTCATCCTACTGAAGCAAGTGTAAGCATAAGTGAAAAGGGTTTTGAAATAGAAAGTGTATTGGAGGCTCAGTCTATTTTAGATACTTTGGAAGATCTTGATTATGATATTCATGCAATTATGGATAATATCAATGAAAAAATTTATGCTTCTAAACTTGTAAATGAAAATCAAAAAAAGCATATTTTAGGTGAAATCTATTTATTTTTAAATGATAATGGATATTTAAAAAGTATTGGCTCAAAATAA
- the murG gene encoding undecaprenyldiphospho-muramoylpentapeptide beta-N-acetylglucosaminyltransferase has translation MMIAITGGGTGGHLAIAKCLMQGAKKQKIECIYIGSENGQDRFWFEQEEGFKQKYFLSSQGVVNKKDLAKIYSFIHIVKLALSVKKILKDQKVKAVFSVGGYSSAPAAFASLMNNIPLLIHEQNSKLGSLNSLLKPFSKAFFTAFKDQIDKTNTFFCPYPINEIFIQKARVRTKLKNIIFLGGSQGAKFINDLAINNALYFKQNGINIIHQCGKNDYQRCKKAYDDLKIDVELFDFDKNLIERIVKADLAVARSGASSLFELSANGLPCVFIPYPYAAKNHQYYNALYLKELNLCEIFTQDSKQDFIEIIKNFNLQTKSLALNEIEQENGADFMLHKAKELGFI, from the coding sequence ATAATGATAGCAATTACAGGTGGAGGTACTGGAGGACATTTAGCTATTGCAAAATGTTTAATGCAAGGTGCAAAAAAGCAGAAAATCGAGTGTATTTACATAGGTAGTGAAAATGGACAAGATAGATTTTGGTTTGAACAAGAGGAAGGATTTAAGCAAAAATATTTTTTAAGTAGTCAAGGAGTTGTAAATAAAAAAGATTTAGCTAAAATTTATTCTTTCATTCATATTGTAAAACTAGCTTTGAGTGTAAAAAAAATTTTAAAAGATCAAAAAGTAAAGGCTGTATTTAGCGTGGGTGGTTATAGCAGTGCCCCTGCGGCTTTTGCATCTTTGATGAATAATATTCCCCTTTTAATCCATGAACAAAATTCTAAATTAGGAAGCTTAAATTCGCTTTTAAAACCTTTTTCTAAGGCTTTTTTCACCGCATTTAAAGACCAAATTGACAAGACAAACACTTTCTTTTGTCCCTACCCTATTAATGAAATCTTCATTCAAAAAGCAAGAGTGAGAACAAAATTGAAAAATATTATTTTTTTAGGAGGTTCTCAAGGGGCTAAATTTATAAACGATCTGGCCATAAATAATGCTTTGTATTTTAAGCAAAATGGTATTAATATTATTCATCAATGTGGAAAGAATGATTACCAAAGATGTAAAAAAGCTTATGATGATTTAAAAATAGATGTGGAACTTTTTGATTTTGATAAAAATTTAATTGAAAGAATTGTAAAAGCTGATTTGGCAGTTGCAAGATCAGGAGCAAGTTCTTTGTTTGAATTAAGTGCTAATGGTTTACCTTGTGTATTTATTCCTTATCCTTATGCTGCTAAAAATCATCAATATTATAATGCTTTGTATTTGAAAGAGTTAAATCTTTGTGAAATTTTCACTCAAGATTCCAAACAAGATTTTATAGAAATAATAAAAAATTTTAACTTGCAAACTAAGTCTTTGGCTTTAAATGAAATTGAACAAGAAAATGGAGCTGATTTTATGTTGCACAAGGCTAAAGAATTGGGTTTTATTTAA
- a CDS encoding YggS family pyridoxal phosphate-dependent enzyme, with the protein MNLKTIFDKTIKQNIRLVAASKYVDSEQIRILFQQGVVEFGENQVQALSLKKTQLCDLNELKWHFIGNLQSNKINLLIKQKPILWQSCNGIKIAKAVNKRLDYKLDTLLEINIANEESKHGIDSTKAIETYLQIKEECLNLNLMGIMCIGSMDETKTKESFEQSFKIYEKLRVYGAKICSMGMSDDFELAIQCGSNMVRLGSILFK; encoded by the coding sequence ATGAATTTAAAAACAATTTTTGATAAAACAATCAAACAAAATATAAGATTAGTGGCAGCAAGTAAGTATGTAGATAGCGAACAAATTAGAATCTTATTTCAACAAGGAGTTGTTGAATTTGGTGAAAATCAAGTACAAGCTTTAAGTTTGAAAAAAACTCAATTATGTGATTTAAATGAACTAAAATGGCATTTTATAGGTAATCTCCAAAGTAATAAAATTAATTTACTAATCAAACAAAAACCAATACTTTGGCAATCTTGCAATGGTATTAAAATTGCTAAAGCTGTGAATAAAAGACTTGATTATAAATTAGATACCTTGCTTGAAATTAACATTGCTAATGAAGAATCAAAACATGGCATTGATAGTACTAAAGCCATAGAAACATACTTACAAATAAAAGAAGAGTGTTTAAATTTAAATTTAATGGGTATTATGTGTATAGGTTCTATGGATGAAACAAAAACGAAAGAAAGCTTTGAACAAAGTTTTAAAATTTATGAAAAACTTCGTGTATATGGAGCAAAAATTTGCTCCATGGGAATGAGTGATGATTTTGAACTTGCAATACAGTGTGGTTCTAATATGGTAAGATTAGGAAGTATTTTGTTTAAATAA
- a CDS encoding RNA polymerase factor sigma-54 has product MLKQKTSITQKTKLSQTLRSWLPILQANIEDLKENLDEFAKENPFIEIKENSNITLNQNKYFQEYFSKNATAQMIDSKSLSHKSAYELLSEQIIPPFFPTKKSQLIAEKIIECLTHEGYFEYDEEILSEFDPLEVEKIRQRFKYLDPIGVGAKDNQEAYIFALEHFDLEDDLYEFCKMLILNLENAKDFTKNPLYKKAISIIKKISIPPFLEYFEESMSIIPDIYIYQENGEIKIKINDEYYPEISFEADGLDHEFLSSYLKDAKNLIDALNMRKATLYKLGLMIIEYQYDFFIGGDIKPMQLKDLAQDLERNTSTISRAISNKYLSCDRGLIPLKAFFTTAVDDGETSNATIKDFLSNLVKKENPKKPLSDLKILELTQKEFPSIQLGRRTITKYRMQLGIGSSSERKKLYELM; this is encoded by the coding sequence ATGTTAAAGCAAAAAACTTCCATAACTCAAAAGACTAAATTATCACAAACTTTAAGATCATGGCTTCCTATATTACAAGCTAATATAGAAGACTTAAAAGAAAATTTAGATGAATTTGCAAAAGAAAATCCTTTCATAGAAATAAAAGAAAATTCTAATATAACTCTTAATCAAAATAAATATTTTCAAGAATATTTTAGTAAAAATGCTACAGCACAGATGATTGATTCTAAAAGTTTAAGTCATAAAAGTGCCTATGAACTCTTAAGTGAACAAATTATTCCACCTTTTTTTCCTACCAAAAAATCACAACTAATTGCAGAAAAAATAATAGAATGTTTAACTCATGAAGGTTATTTTGAATACGATGAGGAAATTTTAAGTGAATTTGATCCTTTGGAGGTTGAAAAAATACGGCAAAGATTTAAATATCTTGATCCCATAGGAGTGGGTGCTAAAGACAATCAAGAAGCATATATTTTTGCTCTAGAACATTTTGATTTAGAAGATGATTTATATGAATTTTGCAAAATGCTTATTTTAAATTTAGAAAATGCTAAAGATTTCACAAAAAATCCTCTTTATAAAAAAGCAATTTCAATCATCAAAAAAATTTCTATCCCACCATTTTTAGAATATTTCGAAGAAAGTATGAGTATTATCCCTGATATATATATTTATCAAGAAAATGGTGAAATTAAAATAAAAATTAACGATGAATATTATCCTGAAATTTCCTTTGAAGCAGATGGATTAGATCATGAATTTTTAAGTTCTTATCTAAAAGATGCTAAAAATTTAATTGATGCACTCAATATGCGAAAAGCAACCCTTTATAAATTAGGACTTATGATTATAGAATATCAATATGATTTTTTTATTGGTGGAGACATAAAACCCATGCAACTTAAAGATTTAGCTCAAGATTTAGAAAGAAACACTTCTACCATTTCAAGAGCTATTTCAAATAAATATTTAAGTTGTGATAGAGGATTAATACCTTTAAAAGCATTTTTTACTACAGCAGTAGATGATGGTGAAACTTCCAATGCCACCATAAAAGATTTTTTAAGTAATTTAGTAAAAAAAGAAAACCCTAAAAAACCTTTAAGTGATTTAAAAATTTTAGAATTAACGCAAAAAGAGTTTCCAAGCATACAATTAGGTCGTAGAACTATCACTAAGTATCGTATGCAACTTGGCATAGGAAGTTCTAGTGAGCGTAAAAAACTTTATGAATTAATGTGA
- the lptB gene encoding LPS export ABC transporter ATP-binding protein, whose protein sequence is MSKLEAKNLEKTIKKTKIIHDVSLEIQSGEVVGLLGPNGAGKTTSFYMICGLILPTNGKVFLDSKDITKEPLNKRAKIGIGYLPQESSIFKDLSVEDNLLLAAQIFYQDPDLLDKKVEQMLELLSINPIRHRKGLSLSGGERRRCEIARSLICNPKFLLLDEPFAGVDPIAVNEIQNLIKDLKAMNIGVLITDHNVRETLAICDRAYVIRSGRLLASGNANEIANNDDVKKYYLGNEFKLE, encoded by the coding sequence ATGAGTAAGCTCGAGGCAAAAAATTTAGAAAAAACCATAAAAAAAACAAAAATCATCCATGATGTATCTTTAGAAATTCAAAGTGGTGAAGTTGTAGGTCTTTTAGGACCAAATGGAGCTGGAAAAACTACAAGTTTTTATATGATATGTGGGCTTATCTTACCAACTAATGGAAAAGTTTTTTTAGATTCTAAAGATATTACAAAAGAACCTTTAAATAAAAGAGCAAAAATAGGCATAGGATATTTACCTCAAGAAAGTAGTATTTTTAAAGACTTAAGTGTGGAAGACAATTTGCTCTTAGCAGCTCAAATATTTTATCAAGATCCAGATCTTTTAGATAAAAAAGTAGAGCAAATGCTTGAATTATTAAGTATAAACCCTATTAGACACAGAAAAGGACTAAGCTTAAGTGGGGGAGAAAGAAGGCGTTGTGAAATAGCACGATCTTTAATATGTAACCCTAAATTTCTACTCTTAGATGAACCTTTTGCCGGTGTTGACCCTATAGCAGTAAATGAAATTCAAAACCTCATAAAAGATTTAAAAGCTATGAATATTGGTGTTTTAATTACAGATCACAATGTTAGAGAAACACTAGCAATTTGTGATAGAGCCTATGTTATCAGAAGTGGGAGGTTACTTGCAAGCGGTAATGCAAATGAAATAGCAAATAATGATGATGTAAAAAAATATTATCTTGGAAATGAGTTTAAACTTGAATGA
- the tsaE gene encoding tRNA (adenosine(37)-N6)-threonylcarbamoyltransferase complex ATPase subunit type 1 TsaE, with translation MKELVLKQDELETLFRTMPKNGVVILKGELASGKTTLVQNFAKFLNISQKLNSPTFSIMQSYPFEYGVLYHYDIYQEGFDGLVKNGLIENFFEDGLHLVEWGDEKLKKYLDKYQIFNIILEIIPYENKRKYIIYE, from the coding sequence ATGAAAGAACTAGTTTTAAAACAAGATGAATTGGAGACATTGTTTAGAACAATGCCAAAAAATGGGGTTGTTATTTTAAAAGGTGAATTAGCAAGTGGAAAAACCACATTAGTACAAAATTTTGCTAAATTTTTAAATATTTCACAAAAATTAAATTCTCCGACTTTTTCTATAATGCAAAGCTATCCATTTGAATATGGTGTATTATATCATTATGATATATATCAAGAAGGTTTTGATGGACTTGTAAAAAATGGCTTAATAGAAAATTTTTTTGAAGATGGCTTGCACCTAGTAGAGTGGGGTGATGAAAAATTAAAAAAATATTTAGATAAATACCAAATTTTTAATATAATTTTAGAAATTATTCCTTATGAAAACAAAAGAAAGTATATAATTTATGAGTAA
- a CDS encoding RNA-binding S4 domain-containing protein has protein sequence MRIDKFLNVVNITKRRAISEDMCKSGVVNINNQVAKASKDVKIGDEISIKFIEHIDIYKVLDIPVSKNIPKNMQEKYVIKIK, from the coding sequence ATGAGAATAGATAAATTTTTAAATGTAGTTAATATTACCAAACGCAGGGCCATTTCAGAAGATATGTGCAAAAGTGGTGTAGTGAACATCAATAATCAAGTTGCAAAAGCTAGTAAAGATGTTAAAATAGGTGATGAAATCAGTATTAAATTTATTGAACATATAGATATTTATAAAGTGTTGGATATACCTGTAAGTAAAAATATTCCAAAAAATATGCAAGAAAAATATGTCATCAAAATAAAATGA
- a CDS encoding argininosuccinate synthase produces the protein MKKNINKVVLAYSGGLDTSIILKWLQDEYQCEVVTFTADIGQGEELEPARKKALSLGVKEENIFIKDLKDEFVKDYVFPMFRANAIYEGEYLLGTSIARPLITKALVEIANLTKADAISHGATGKGNDQVRFELGALALNSNLAIIAPWREWDLNSREKLLSYAQKHGIDISKKPGKSPYSMDANLLHISYEGLVLEDPTVKPETDMWRWVKDLKDTPNESEIVELEFNKGDLIAINGEKMSPAQLLTKLNEFGAKHGIGRLDIVENRYVGMKSRGCYETPGGTILLKAHRAIESITLDKEAGHLKDELMPKYAHLIYNGYWFSPERLMLQALIDESQKYVNGKVKLELFKGNVIVIGRESAKDSLFSEAYCTFEEDEVYNQKDAAGFIRLNALRFIIAGKNGRKF, from the coding sequence ATGAAAAAAAATATTAATAAAGTTGTATTAGCATATTCTGGTGGACTTGATACAAGTATCATTTTAAAATGGCTTCAAGATGAATATCAATGCGAAGTTGTTACTTTCACAGCTGATATTGGACAAGGAGAAGAACTAGAACCTGCTAGAAAAAAAGCTTTATCTTTAGGTGTAAAAGAAGAAAATATATTTATTAAAGATTTAAAAGATGAATTTGTAAAAGATTATGTATTTCCTATGTTTAGGGCAAATGCTATTTATGAAGGAGAATATTTACTTGGTACTAGCATAGCAAGACCTTTAATAACAAAGGCTTTAGTTGAAATTGCTAACTTAACAAAAGCAGATGCTATTAGTCATGGGGCTACTGGAAAAGGAAATGATCAGGTGCGTTTTGAATTAGGTGCTTTAGCGCTTAATTCAAATTTGGCTATTATAGCTCCTTGGAGAGAATGGGATTTAAATAGTCGTGAAAAACTTTTATCTTATGCACAAAAACATGGCATTGATATCAGTAAAAAACCTGGAAAATCTCCATATTCTATGGACGCTAATTTATTACATATTTCCTATGAAGGTTTGGTTTTAGAAGATCCTACTGTAAAACCTGAAACTGATATGTGGCGTTGGGTAAAAGATTTAAAAGATACTCCAAATGAGAGTGAAATAGTTGAATTAGAATTTAATAAAGGAGATTTAATTGCTATCAATGGAGAAAAAATGTCTCCCGCTCAACTTTTAACCAAATTAAATGAATTTGGCGCAAAACACGGTATTGGTCGTCTTGATATTGTAGAAAATCGCTATGTTGGGATGAAAAGTAGAGGTTGTTATGAAACACCTGGAGGAACTATACTTTTAAAAGCTCATCGTGCTATTGAAAGTATTACTTTAGATAAAGAAGCAGGACATTTAAAAGATGAGCTTATGCCAAAATATGCGCATTTAATTTATAATGGATATTGGTTTTCTCCTGAAAGATTGATGCTTCAAGCATTGATTGATGAATCTCAAAAATATGTAAATGGCAAGGTGAAATTGGAATTATTTAAAGGTAATGTTATAGTTATAGGAAGAGAAAGTGCTAAGGATAGTTTATTTAGTGAAGCTTACTGCACTTTTGAAGAAGATGAAGTGTATAATCAAAAAGATGCTGCAGGTTTTATAAGGCTAAATGCTTTACGATTTATTATTGCAGGAAAAAATGGTAGAAAATTTTAA